The Arachis duranensis cultivar V14167 chromosome 2, aradu.V14167.gnm2.J7QH, whole genome shotgun sequence genome has a window encoding:
- the LOC107475769 gene encoding uncharacterized protein LOC107475769: MENNNNNNNNAMIREWFDRVDSHKTGTITAPQLKSALAVGNLEFPLSVVEQMIKMYDFDRNGTMSFEEFVALNKFLIKVQHAFSDLERGRGFLVLDDVFEALVKIGFTLDSPAFYSACASFDQSKSGKFRLDVFISLCIFLQSARNLFNSFDTAKQGRITLDLNQFVYCTSNCRI, translated from the exons ATggagaacaacaacaacaacaataacaacgcTATGATTCGTGAATGGTTCGACAGAGTTGACTCTCACAAAACTGGAACCATAACTGCTCCCCAACTCAAG AGTGCTTTAGCGGTTGGAAACCTGGAATTTCCACTCTCAGTTGTTGAGCAGATGATCAA GATGTATGATTTTGATAGGAATGGTACTATGAGCTTTGAAG AATTTGTTGCACTCAACAAGTTCCTTATTAAG GTTCAACATGCATTTTCTGATCTTGAGAG GGGTCGTGGCTTTCTTGTCCTTGATGACGTTTTTGAG GCATTGGTAAAGATTGGCTTCACGCTGGATTCTCCTGCATTTTACTCTGCCTGTGCG AGCTTTGATCAAAGTAAAAGTGGGAAGTTTAGACTGGATGTCTTCATATCACTTTGTATATTCTTACAATCAGCAAG GAATCTGTTTAATTCATTTGATACTGCAAAACAAGGAAGAATTACTCTTGATCTGAACCAGTTTGTATATTGTA CTTCCAATTGTAGAATATGA
- the LOC107475771 gene encoding transcription initiation factor TFIID subunit 10 isoform X1, giving the protein MNPNHNPQSSDGGRHDDDAALTEFLASLMDYTPTIPDELVEHYLAKSGFQSPDLRLTRLVAVATQKFVAEVAGDALQHCKARQATIPKDKRDRQQKDKRLVLTMEDLTKALHDYGVNVRHQEYFADSPSTGMDPATRDE; this is encoded by the exons ATGAACCCTAACCATAATCCACAATCAAGCGATGGAGGGAGGCATGATGACGATGCTGCACTCACCGAGTTTCTTGCTTCGTTAATGGATTATACTCCTACG ATACCTGATGAGTTGGTGGAGCATTACTTAGCCAAGAGCGGATTTCAGTCTCCCGATCTTCGATT GACTAGATTGGTTGCTGTTGCCACTCAGAAGTTTGTTGCAGAAGTTGCGGGTGATGCACTTCA GCACTGCAAAGcaagacaagcaacaattccaAAAGATAAAAGGGACAGGCAGCAGAAG GATAAGCGCCTTGTTTTGACGATGGAAGACCTAACAAAGGCACTGCACGAT TATGGGGTGAATGTGAGGCACCAAGAATATTTTGCTGACAGCCCTTCTACTGGAATGGATCCTGCTACTCGAGACGAATGA
- the LOC107475771 gene encoding transcription initiation factor TFIID subunit 10 isoform X2, translating to MNPNHNPQSSDGGRHDDDAALTEFLASLMDYTPTIPDELVEHYLAKSGFQSPDLRLTRLVAVATQKFVAEVAGDALQHCKARQATIPKDKRDRQQKDKRLVLTMEDLTKALHDV from the exons ATGAACCCTAACCATAATCCACAATCAAGCGATGGAGGGAGGCATGATGACGATGCTGCACTCACCGAGTTTCTTGCTTCGTTAATGGATTATACTCCTACG ATACCTGATGAGTTGGTGGAGCATTACTTAGCCAAGAGCGGATTTCAGTCTCCCGATCTTCGATT GACTAGATTGGTTGCTGTTGCCACTCAGAAGTTTGTTGCAGAAGTTGCGGGTGATGCACTTCA GCACTGCAAAGcaagacaagcaacaattccaAAAGATAAAAGGGACAGGCAGCAGAAG GATAAGCGCCTTGTTTTGACGATGGAAGACCTAACAAAGGCACTGCACGATGTA TGA
- the LOC107475772 gene encoding uncharacterized protein LOC107475772, translating into MVLHREQELLLSSPFIDPSKGDGGKSGGMSIEKKIEFLESLTGKVTNRRSRRWLNDRLLMELVPRLNAEEIRGLFAPPPWGEEVPPSTFSMTNVEEWDRFRNIDMDKEVNVIHAFENSLDKRKGRVDADKLAVLNGWHRVDCRTREALRRSSVSELIEGYEECIRTFITKSSDGDVLELQIQDPFRRLLLHGVCEFYNLASDTVTDMNGSVESSKMTKIKKKKRGSPQLPNITLCHFLKMSKEGSW; encoded by the exons ATGGTTCTTCACCGAGAACAAGagcttcttctctcttctcctttcATTGACCCTTCTAAAG GAGATGGTGGAAAATCTGGTGGGATGTCAATTGAGAAGAAGATTGAGTTCCTTGAGAGCTTGACTGGAAAG GTTACAAATCGAAGATCCCGTAGGTGGTTAAACGATCGTCTCCTGATGGAACTGGTTCCACGATTAAATGCGGAGGAAATCAGAGGCTTGTTTGCTCCACCACCATGGG GTGAAGAAGTTCCACCTTCAACATTTTCCATGACTAATGTGGAAGAGTGGGACAGATTCAGGAATATAGACATGGATAAAGAG GTCAATGTGATCCATGCTTTCGAAAACTCTTTAGACAAGAGGAAAGGCCGTGTTGATGCTGACAAGTTGGCAGTATTGAATGGTTGGCATAGAGTTGATTGTCGAACAAGAGAGGCACTTCGACGCAGCTCTGTTTCCGAACTCATAGAAGGTTATGAG GAATGTATACGGACGTTTATAACGAAAAGCTCGGATGGAGATGTTCTTGAGCTGCAAATTCAGGATCCTTTTAGGAGATTGTTACTGCATGGTGTTTGTGAG TTCTACAACTTGGCCTCAGATACAGTGACAGATATGAATGGTAGTGTGGAGTCATCAAAGATGacaaagataaagaagaagaaaaggggttCTCCTCAGCTTCCAAATATCACTCTCTGCCACTTTCTGAAGATGTCCAAGGAAGGAAGTTGGTAA
- the LOC107475841 gene encoding uncharacterized protein LOC107475841: MQVNICAHATLAAAHTLFSSGLVDCNNVIEFVTHSGILSAKRIQATLQNSSKKDNGFYIELDFPAYPITEPNLDETSQIYEALNYCASIIDIKRTQITEDLLVVVSSGEAVRKVEPKFDAISKIPGRGVIVSGIAPPSSGFDFYSRFFCPKDGVNEDPVCGTAHCGLASYWSKKLGKCDFNAYQASERGGILNIHIDAKNQRVLLRGKAVTVMEGCLLV; encoded by the exons ATGCAGGTTAATATTTGTGCCCATGCAACATTAGCAGCAGCACACACACTATTTTCATCTGGTTTGGTTGATTGCAATAATGTCATTGAATTTGTTACACACTCTGGAATATTAAGTGCCAAAAGGATCCAAGCCACGTTGCAAAATAGTTCAAAGAAAGACAAtggattttatattgaattgGATTTTCCTGCTTACCCTATTACAGAGCCAAACCTTGATGAGACTTCACAGATTTATGAAGCATTGAATTATTGTGCCTCCATAATTGATATAAAGAGGACACAAATTACTGAAGACTTACTT GTTGTAGTATCATCAGGAGAAGCTGTAAGAAAAGTTGAACCTAAATTCGATGCAATATCCAAAATTCCTGGAAGGGGAGTAATTGTTTCAGGGATTGCTCCTCCAAGTTCCGGATTCGATTTTTACAGTCGATTTTTCTGTCCAAAAGATGGAGTCAATGAG GATCCTGTATGTGGAACTGCACATTGTGGGTTGGCATCATATTGGAGCAAGAAGCTAGGCAAGTGTGATTTCAATGCTTATCAG GCATCAGAAAGAGGAGGAATTCTCAACATTCATATTGATGCCAAGAATCAAAGAGTGCTTTTGCGTGGAAAAGCTGTCACTGTTATGGAAGGCTGTCTTCTTGTCTAG
- the LOC107475773 gene encoding uncharacterized protein LOC107475773, which translates to MAKKPVKYTIVDAFTESAFKGNPAAVCLLDQEREQQWLQSVAAEFNLSETAFLITIHNQNSNPRFALRWFTPVAEVKLCGHATLASAHTLFSSGLVDANSIIEFVTLSGILTAKRIPAINEEETKDGLFYVELDFPVDPIKEEESNVAEISSQISEALSGATIIDLKRTQDSDDSLVVLESGEALLEMEPKIDAIVKLECARGLLVTAIAPPGSGFDFYSRCFFPKYGINEDPVTGSAHCALAPYWCKKLGKCDFNAFQASKRGGVLNIHIDEKSQRVLLRGKAVTIMEGFVLV; encoded by the exons atGGCAAAGAAACCTGTCAAGTACACTATA GTTGACGCATTCACAGAGTCAGCGTTCAAGGGGAACCCTGCAGCTGTGTGTTTGTTAGATCAAGAGAGGGAACAACAATGGCTGCAATCTGTAGCTGCTGAGTTCAATCTCTCAGAAACTGCTTTCTTGATTACAATTCATAATCAAAACTCTAATCCTCGTTTTGCTCTCAGGTGGTTCACTCCTGTTGCTGAG GTTAAACTATGTGGCCATGCAACATTAGCATCAGCACACACACTATTTTCATCTGGTTTGGTTGATGCCAATAGTATTATTGAATTTGTTACTCTCTCTGGAATACTAACTGCCAAAAGAATCCCAGCAATCAATGAAGAAGAAACCAAGGATGGATTGTTCTATGTTGAATTGGATTTTCCTGTTGACCCtataaaggaagaagaatccAACGTTGCTGAgatttcttctcaaatctctgAGGCATTGAGTGGTGCTACCATAATTGATTTAAAGAGGACACAAGATTCAGATGACTCACTC gttgtacTAGAATCTGGAGAAGCTTTGTTAGAAATGGAGCCAAAAATTGATGCAATAGTTAAACTTGAATGTGCTAGAGGTTTGCTTGTTACAGCAATTGCTCCTCCAGGATCAGGATTTGATTTCTACAGTAGATGTTTTTTCCCCAAATATGGAATCAATGAG GATCCTGTGACTGGGAGTGCACATTGTGCATTAGCACCATACTGGTGCAAGAAACTAGGCAAGTGTGATTTCAATGCATTTCAG GCATCAAAAAGAGGGGGAGTTCTGAATATTCATATTGATGAGAAGAGTCAGAGAGTGCTTTTGCGTGGAAAGGCTGTTACAATTATGGAAGGCTTTGTTTTGGTTTAG
- the LOC107475774 gene encoding uncharacterized protein LOC107475774 — protein sequence MANKSVKYTLVDAFTESAFKGNPAAVCLLDEEEREDKWLQSVAAEFNISQTAFLTQIHSNNHHNGSYSIPRFALRWFTPLIEVKLCGHATLAAAHTLFSSGLVDGNNNVIEFVTLSGIVTAKRIPAINDEQEGSKDSFYVELDFPADPIKESNFNETSQISEALSGAEIIHLKGTQNSDDLFVVVKSGEAVTEVEPKLDEIVKFPGRGLIVTAAAPSGSGFDCYSRFFCPKFGINEDPVCVTAHCAIASYWSKKLGKCDLNAYQASSRGGVLNIHFDEKKQRVLLRGKAVIVMEGCILV from the exons ATGGCAAACAAATCTGTCAAGTACACTCTG GTTGATGCGTTCACAGAGTCAGCATTCAAGGGGAACCCTGCAGCTGTGTGTTTgttagatgaagaagaaagagaagacaaaTGGTTGCAATCTGTGGCTGCAGAGTTCAATATTTCACAAACTGCTTTCTTGACTCAAATACATAGTAATAATCATCATAATGGATCATATTCTATTCCTCGTTTTGCTCTCAGATGGTTCACTCCTCTCATTGAG GTCAAACTATGTGGGCATGCAACATTAGCAGCAGCACATACACTATTTTCATCTGGTTTGGTTGATGGCAATAATAATGTCATTGAATTTGTTACACTCTCTGGAATAGTAACTGCCAAAAGAATCCCAGCAATCAATGATGAACAAGAAGGAAGCAAGGATAGTTTCTATGTTGAATTGGATTTCCCTGCTGACCCTATCAAAGAATCCAACTTTAATGAGACTTCTCAAATCTCTGAGGCATTGAGTGGTGCTGAGATCATTCATCTAAAGGGGACACAAAACTCAGATGACCTGTTT GTTGTAGTGAAATCTGGAGAAGCAGTGACAGAAGTAGAACCAAAACTTGATGAAATTGTAAAATTTCCAGGAAGGGGACTAATTGTTACAGCTGCTGCTCCTTCAGGCTCAGGATTTGACTGCTACAGTCGTTTCTTCTGCCCGAAATTCGGAATCAATGAG GATCCTGTTTGTGTTACTGCACATTGTGCCATAGCATCATATTGGAGCAAGAAGCTAGGCAAGTGTGATTTAAATGCTTATCAG GCATCAAGCAGAGGGGGTGTTTTAAATATTCATTTTGATGAGAAGAAGCAAAGAGTGCTTTTGCGTGGAAAGGCTGTTATAGTGATGGAAGGCTGTATTCTGGTGTAA
- the LOC107475775 gene encoding probable aspartic proteinase GIP1, with the protein MCSLHSLLRFSYLLIFFTLLSSNPTLQTTLISPVSKDKHTNLFTLSVYLKTPLRPTKLFLDLSFLFPWTVCNASTYNSSSYRYIDCGTDFCETLGFGGHACGNCIDTSLPDKNCIPVDNHMVCGSFPENPVTRDSYANDVLIDTLALPKADVSTQTQLFSLSNYTFSCAPSSIVKGLPKGVTGLASLGRSKLSIQAQISAAFSTPNSLAICFPGSSKSTGVAFFGSRGPYYAFSHSNKIDIAKFLLYTPLIENPVSLGDTEINYETPSNQYFIGLTSIRVNGKQVPINSSLLTINKENGFGGTKISSDVPYGVLESSIYKAFTKLFVKETSSSRFNLTTISTLVKPFSVCYSAERVMVANGGPLVPTVDLVLHRDDVVWKIGGSNSMVRVTDKKKKLDAWCLGFVDGGVNNKTSIVIGGKQLEENFVQFDLEANRFGFSSSLASRSLSCADFKVVDFAK; encoded by the coding sequence ATGTGTTCTCTACATTCTCTATTGAGGTTCAGCTACCTCCTCATATTCTTCACACTCCTTTCTTCCAATCCAACCCTGCAAACAACTCTAATCTCCCCAGTTTCAAAGGACAAACACACAAACCTCTTCACTCTCTCTGTCTACCTCAAAACCCCACTTCGCCCTACAAAGCTCTTCCTTGACCTCTCCTTCCTATTTCCATGGACAGTTTGCAATGCCTCCACCTACAACTCCTCCTCCTACCGCTACATCGATTGCGGCACCGATTTCTGCGAAACCCTTGGCTTCGGCGGCCACGCATGCGGTAATTGCATCGATACAAGCTTGCCGGATAAAAACTGCATACCAGTAGACAACCACATGGTATGCGGTTCTTTTCCGGAAAACCCAGTAACAAGAGACTCGTACGCAAATGATGTATTAATTGACACGCTGGCACTTCCTAAAGCTGACGTGTCAACTCAAACTCaactcttttctctctctaactaTACCTTCTCTTGCGCTCCCTCTAGTATAGTCAAAGGTTTACCAAAAGGTGTTACGGGATTAGCATCATTGGGCCGGTCCAAACTCTCGATTCAGGCCCAAATAAGTGCGGCTTTTTCTACACCAAATTCTCTCGCGATTTGCTTTCCCGGTTCATCCAAATCTACCGGGGTCGCTTTCTTCGGGTCGCGTGGGCCATACTACGCATTTTCTCATTCCAATAAAATCGATATCGCAAAATTCCTTCTTTATACTCCTCTCATTGAGAATCCAGTCAGTTTAGGAGATACGGAAATTAACTACGAAACCCCATCTAATCAGTATTTCATTGGTTTGACTTCTATCAGAGTCAACGGAAAGCAAGTCCCAATCAATAGCTCTCTACTAACTATCAACAAAGAAAACGGTTTTGGTGGAACCAAGATTAGTAGTGATGTTCCATATGGTGTTCTAGAATCTTCCATTTACAAGGCCTTCACGAAGTTGTTTGTAAAGGAAACAAGCTCTTCTAGATTTAACCTCACAACAATATCTACTCTTGTAAAGCCGTTTAGTGTATGCTACTCTGCGGAAAGGGTCATGGTAGCAAACGGTGGTCCTCTGGTGCCTACCGTTGATCTTGTATTGCACAGGGATGATGTGGTTTGGAAGATTGGTGGGTCAAATTCAATGGTGAGAGTTACggataagaagaaaaaattggaTGCGTGGTGTTTGGGTTTTGTGGATGGTGGAGTGAATAATAAAACTTCAATTGTGATTGGAGGGAAGCAACTTGAAGAGAATTTTGTGCAGTTTGATCTTGAGGCTAATAGATTTGGATTTAGCTCTTCACTTGCGTCTCGTTCTCTTTCATGTGCTGACTTTAAGGTCGTTGACTTTGCCAAGTAA